From one Variovorax sp. PBL-H6 genomic stretch:
- the hflC gene encoding protease modulator HflC, with product MNRLGFIVSSILVALALLSSTLFVVDQRQFGVVYALGQIKEVITEPGLNFKLPPPFQNVSYIDKRLLTLSSLDPEPMLTLEKQRVVVDWYVRWRITNPSEYIRNVGLDENAGAVQLNRVVRNAFQENVNKRTVRDLISTRREALMNDVQREMLAVVKGAKPWGIDIIDVRVTRVDYVEAITESVYRRMEAERKRVANELRSTGFAEGEKIRADADRQREVIVANAYRDAQKIKGEGDARAASAYAEAFGRDPQFAQFYRSLDAYKQSFNKKSDVMVLDPSSDFFRAMQSSGGTAAAAGRR from the coding sequence ATGAACAGACTAGGCTTCATCGTATCGTCGATCCTTGTGGCGCTGGCGCTCCTGAGCTCCACGCTCTTCGTGGTCGACCAACGCCAGTTCGGCGTCGTCTATGCCCTCGGCCAGATCAAGGAAGTGATCACCGAGCCCGGCTTGAATTTCAAGCTGCCGCCGCCTTTCCAGAACGTGTCGTACATCGACAAGCGCCTGCTCACCCTGTCCAGCCTCGATCCCGAGCCCATGCTCACGCTCGAGAAGCAGCGCGTGGTGGTCGACTGGTACGTGCGCTGGCGCATCACCAACCCTTCGGAATACATCCGCAACGTCGGCCTCGACGAGAACGCGGGCGCCGTGCAACTCAACCGCGTGGTGCGCAACGCCTTCCAGGAGAACGTCAACAAGCGCACGGTGCGCGACCTGATCTCCACCCGGCGTGAGGCCCTCATGAACGACGTGCAGCGCGAGATGCTCGCGGTGGTGAAGGGCGCGAAGCCCTGGGGCATCGACATCATCGATGTGCGCGTCACGCGTGTCGACTATGTCGAGGCGATCACCGAATCGGTCTACCGCCGCATGGAGGCCGAGCGCAAGCGCGTGGCGAACGAACTGCGCTCGACCGGCTTCGCCGAAGGCGAGAAGATCCGCGCTGACGCCGACCGGCAGCGCGAGGTGATCGTTGCCAATGCCTACCGCGACGCCCAGAAGATCAAGGGCGAGGGCGATGCCCGCGCCGCGTCGGCCTATGCCGAGGCCTTCGGCCGCGACCCGCAGTTCGCGCAGTTCTACCGCAGCCTCGATGCCTACAAGCAGAGCTTCAACAAGAAGAGCGACGTGATGGTCCTGGACCCCTCGTCGGACTTCTTCCGGGCGATGCAGAGCTCGGGTGGCACAGCAGCGGCGGCGGGGCGGCGCTAG
- a CDS encoding aldo/keto reductase, which produces MQLRPLGRSGLDVSPLAFGGNVFGWTADEKVSFRLLDAWLDAGFNFVDTADVYSHWVPGHSGGESETIIGKWLRQGGKRNRVVLATKVGMRMGEGRKGLSPAYIRQAVDASLKRLQTDHIDLYQSHEDDADTPLADTLGAFAELIKAGKVRAIGASNYSAPRLAEALDVAEREGLPRYESLQPLYNLYDRAVFEEALEPLCLERGVGVINFYALAAGFLTGKYRSEADAAKSARGASTTKKYLNPRGLRILAALDEVAAMHRATPGQVALAWQIARPSITAPIASATSLQQLEELVGAAQLTLDPEAIALLGEASAETARHG; this is translated from the coding sequence ATGCAACTTCGCCCACTCGGCCGCTCCGGCCTCGATGTCTCGCCCCTGGCTTTCGGCGGCAATGTCTTCGGCTGGACGGCGGACGAGAAGGTCTCGTTCCGCCTGCTCGATGCCTGGCTCGATGCCGGATTCAACTTCGTCGACACCGCCGACGTCTACTCGCACTGGGTGCCGGGCCACAGCGGTGGCGAGTCGGAAACGATCATCGGCAAGTGGCTCCGCCAGGGCGGCAAGCGCAACCGGGTGGTGCTGGCGACCAAGGTCGGCATGCGCATGGGCGAGGGCAGAAAAGGTCTGTCGCCCGCCTACATCCGCCAGGCCGTGGACGCCTCGCTCAAGCGCCTGCAGACCGACCACATCGACCTCTACCAGTCGCACGAGGACGACGCCGACACGCCGCTGGCCGACACACTGGGTGCCTTCGCCGAGCTGATCAAGGCCGGCAAGGTGCGCGCCATTGGCGCCTCGAACTACAGCGCGCCGCGGCTGGCCGAGGCATTGGACGTGGCCGAGCGCGAGGGCCTGCCGCGCTACGAAAGCCTGCAGCCGCTCTACAACCTGTACGACCGCGCGGTCTTCGAGGAGGCGCTGGAGCCGTTGTGCCTCGAGCGCGGCGTCGGCGTGATCAACTTCTACGCGCTCGCGGCCGGTTTCCTCACCGGCAAGTACCGCAGCGAGGCCGATGCCGCCAAGAGCGCGCGCGGCGCCAGCACGACGAAGAAGTACCTGAACCCGCGCGGGCTGCGCATCCTGGCCGCGCTCGACGAGGTGGCCGCGATGCACCGCGCGACGCCGGGCCAGGTGGCGCTCGCGTGGCAGATCGCCCGGCCGTCCATCACGGCACCGATCGCGAGCGCCACGTCGTTGCAGCAGCTCGAAGAACTGGTCGGCGCGGCGCAGTTGACGCTCGACCCCGAGGCGATCGCGTTGCTCGGAGAAGCGAGCGCCGAAACCGCACGGCACGGGTAG
- a CDS encoding adenylosuccinate synthase: MSVTTGRNVVVVGTQWGDEGKGKLVDWLTESAQGVVRFQGGHNAGHTLVINGVKTALHLIPSGIMRPGVKCYIGNGVVLSPAKLFEEIAGLEKAGVEVRSRLRISEACPLILPVHAALDIAREAYREKGGIEKIGTTGRGIGPAYEDKIARRALRVQDLKHPERFAAKLRVLLELHNHVLTQVLGAPAIEFDPVYDEAMRHAELLKPMMADVSRELNDAHRAGANLLFEGAQGTLLDVDHGTYPYVTSSNCVAGNAAAGAGVGPGMLHYILGITKAYCTRVGGGPFPTELEWDKPGTVGYHLSTVGAEKGVTTGRSRRCGWFDAALLKRSAQVNGLSGLCITKLDVLDGLKELQLCTGYELDGEYTDILPLGADEIERCTPIYEKLEGWTESTVGVTQYDKLPVNARLYLQRIEQVTGVPIHMVSTSPDRDHTIMMRHPYLAD, translated from the coding sequence ATGAGCGTTACCACCGGACGAAACGTCGTCGTCGTCGGCACCCAATGGGGCGATGAAGGCAAGGGCAAACTGGTCGACTGGCTGACCGAGAGCGCGCAGGGGGTCGTGCGTTTCCAGGGCGGTCACAACGCGGGCCACACGCTGGTCATCAACGGCGTGAAGACGGCGCTGCACCTGATCCCCAGCGGCATCATGAGGCCCGGTGTCAAGTGCTACATCGGCAATGGCGTGGTGCTGTCGCCGGCCAAGCTCTTCGAGGAGATCGCGGGGCTGGAGAAAGCGGGTGTCGAGGTCCGTTCGCGCCTGCGCATCAGCGAGGCCTGCCCGCTGATCCTGCCCGTGCATGCGGCGCTGGACATTGCGCGCGAAGCCTACCGCGAGAAGGGCGGCATCGAGAAGATCGGCACCACCGGCCGCGGCATCGGCCCGGCGTACGAGGACAAGATCGCTCGGCGTGCCCTGCGCGTGCAGGACCTCAAGCACCCGGAGCGCTTCGCTGCCAAGCTGCGCGTGCTGCTCGAGCTGCACAACCACGTACTCACCCAGGTGCTGGGTGCGCCCGCGATCGAGTTCGATCCCGTCTATGACGAGGCGATGCGCCACGCAGAGCTGCTCAAACCCATGATGGCCGACGTCTCGCGCGAGCTCAACGACGCTCATCGCGCGGGCGCCAACCTTCTGTTCGAAGGCGCGCAGGGCACATTGCTGGATGTGGACCATGGCACCTACCCCTACGTGACCTCCAGCAATTGCGTTGCCGGCAACGCAGCGGCCGGCGCGGGTGTCGGTCCCGGCATGCTGCACTACATCCTCGGCATCACCAAGGCGTACTGCACGCGCGTCGGCGGCGGGCCCTTCCCGACCGAGCTCGAATGGGACAAGCCCGGCACCGTCGGCTACCACCTGAGCACCGTCGGCGCCGAGAAGGGCGTGACCACCGGCCGCAGCCGCCGCTGCGGCTGGTTCGACGCCGCGCTGCTCAAGCGCTCAGCGCAGGTCAACGGGCTCTCCGGCCTGTGCATCACCAAGCTGGACGTGCTGGACGGCCTGAAGGAGCTGCAGCTGTGCACCGGCTACGAGCTGGACGGCGAGTACACCGACATCCTGCCGCTGGGCGCCGACGAGATCGAGCGCTGCACCCCCATCTACGAAAAGCTCGAAGGCTGGACCGAGAGCACCGTCGGCGTCACGCAGTACGACAAGCTGCCGGTCAACGCCCGGCTCTACCTGCAGCGCATCGAGCAGGTCACCGGCGTGCCGATCCACATGGTGTCGACGAGCCCGGACCGCGATCACACGATCATGATGCGGCACCCGTACCTTGCAGATTGA
- a CDS encoding chromate transporter, which translates to MTIVMHWHDWLGLFGQYLMLSMMSISGAITTVPDMHRYLVDRHGWLTDAQFSSSVAIAQAAPGPNVLFVALMGWNVGINAGGGIGAGPRAWALGLLGLAITMLGIMVPSTTLTYVATRWGHRNRERRGVRAFKQGMAPVVVGLLVATGWVLAAGNHGGNAPAWHLWLLSGAVAFIVWRTRIHLLWLLAAGALLGAFGIV; encoded by the coding sequence ATGACCATCGTGATGCACTGGCACGACTGGCTAGGCTTGTTCGGGCAGTACCTGATGCTGTCGATGATGTCGATCAGCGGCGCCATCACGACCGTGCCCGACATGCACCGCTACCTCGTCGACCGGCACGGCTGGCTGACGGACGCGCAGTTCAGCTCCTCGGTCGCGATCGCCCAGGCGGCACCGGGCCCCAACGTGCTCTTCGTCGCGCTGATGGGATGGAACGTCGGCATCAACGCCGGCGGCGGCATCGGCGCCGGCCCTCGGGCCTGGGCGCTGGGCCTGCTCGGCCTCGCCATCACCATGCTCGGCATCATGGTGCCGAGCACCACCCTGACCTATGTCGCAACCCGCTGGGGCCACCGCAACCGCGAGCGGCGCGGGGTCCGTGCCTTCAAGCAGGGCATGGCACCGGTGGTCGTCGGCCTGCTGGTCGCCACCGGCTGGGTGCTGGCGGCAGGTAACCATGGCGGCAACGCGCCCGCGTGGCACCTCTGGCTGCTGAGCGGCGCGGTGGCGTTTATCGTTTGGCGCACCCGCATCCACCTGCTGTGGCTGCTGGCGGCCGGGGCCCTGCTCGGCGCCTTTGGCATCGTCTGA
- a CDS encoding cystathionine beta-lyase, with the protein MPKSITDLIHHPYKPPANFAAPQPGVYKASTVFFADVAAMRARDWKTKAGYTYGLHGTPTTFTLEERLATLEGGTECLLAPSGLAAIALVAFAFLKTGDEVLLPDNAYGPSKALCTGELANFGITHRLYDPMNPGDLAAKLSERTRLVWLEAAGSVTMEFPDLPALVAACRARGVLTALDNTWGAGLAFAPFDFHGSGQGVDISIQALTKYPSGGGDLLMGSVVTRDDRLHRALKLSHMRMGFGVGVGDVETLLRSLPTIALRYEAHDRSARELARWLADRAEIAQVLHPALESSPGHAHWLRLCGATDLAAGLFSVVFDDRYSAAQVDRFCDSLKLFRLGYSWGGPISLVVPYDIGLMRDSGVSHWPHKGTLVRCSVGLEEAEDLRADLEQALAAL; encoded by the coding sequence ATGCCCAAGTCCATCACCGACCTGATCCACCACCCCTACAAGCCCCCTGCGAATTTCGCCGCGCCGCAGCCAGGCGTCTACAAGGCGTCGACTGTGTTCTTCGCCGATGTCGCGGCCATGCGCGCCCGCGACTGGAAGACCAAGGCCGGCTACACCTACGGCCTGCACGGCACGCCGACCACCTTCACGCTCGAGGAGCGGCTGGCCACGCTGGAAGGCGGCACCGAATGCCTGTTGGCACCCAGCGGCCTGGCGGCGATTGCGCTCGTGGCATTCGCCTTCCTGAAGACCGGCGACGAGGTGCTCCTGCCCGACAACGCCTATGGCCCGAGCAAGGCGCTATGCACCGGCGAGCTCGCCAACTTCGGCATCACGCACCGACTCTACGACCCGATGAATCCGGGCGATCTCGCGGCCAAGCTTTCCGAGCGAACCCGGCTCGTGTGGTTGGAGGCGGCAGGCTCGGTCACGATGGAGTTCCCGGACCTTCCGGCGCTGGTGGCGGCCTGCCGCGCCCGCGGCGTGCTCACGGCCCTGGACAACACCTGGGGCGCGGGCCTTGCCTTCGCCCCTTTCGACTTCCACGGCAGCGGGCAGGGCGTCGATATCTCGATCCAGGCGCTCACCAAGTATCCGAGCGGCGGCGGCGACCTGCTGATGGGCAGTGTCGTCACCCGCGACGATCGGCTGCACCGCGCCCTCAAGCTCAGCCACATGCGCATGGGCTTCGGCGTCGGTGTCGGCGACGTGGAGACGCTGCTTCGCTCGCTGCCCACCATCGCGCTGCGGTACGAGGCGCACGACCGCAGTGCACGCGAGCTGGCCCGCTGGCTCGCTGACCGCGCCGAGATCGCGCAGGTGCTGCATCCCGCGCTCGAAAGCTCGCCGGGCCATGCGCACTGGCTGCGGCTGTGCGGCGCCACCGACCTGGCGGCCGGCCTGTTCTCGGTGGTGTTCGACGATCGCTACAGCGCAGCGCAGGTCGACCGTTTCTGCGACAGCCTGAAGCTCTTTCGCCTCGGCTATTCCTGGGGCGGACCGATCAGCCTGGTCGTGCCCTACGACATCGGCCTGATGCGCGACTCCGGCGTCTCGCACTGGCCGCACAAGGGCACGCTGGTGCGCTGCTCGGTCGGACTCGAGGAGGCCGAGGACCTGCGCGCCGACCTGGAGCAGGCACTCGCGGCGCTCTGA
- a CDS encoding arylesterase — protein sequence MAGFAGHWPIAQAQSHAGRKAVILVVGDSLSAEYGLKRGEGWVPLLEKRLAEQKIDATVVNASISGDTTAGGRARLAGLLSQHKPTHVVLELGGNDALRGLPLAGTEDNLTQMTKAAHAAGAQVLIVGIQVPPNYGSDYTRRFEAIFAKVASNTKAALAPFLLKGVADGADAATLFQPDRIHPTAAAQPRMLDNVWPALRKLLSLK from the coding sequence ATGGCCGGTTTCGCGGGGCATTGGCCGATCGCCCAGGCCCAGTCCCATGCCGGCCGCAAGGCGGTGATCCTGGTCGTCGGGGACTCGCTTTCCGCCGAGTACGGCCTCAAGCGCGGCGAGGGCTGGGTCCCCTTGCTCGAGAAGCGGCTGGCCGAACAGAAGATCGACGCCACGGTCGTCAATGCCAGCATCAGCGGCGACACCACGGCCGGCGGCCGGGCGCGATTGGCGGGGCTGCTGTCGCAGCACAAGCCGACCCACGTGGTGCTCGAGCTGGGTGGCAACGATGCTCTGCGCGGGCTGCCGCTCGCGGGTACCGAGGACAACCTCACCCAGATGACCAAGGCGGCACACGCCGCCGGTGCCCAGGTGCTGATCGTCGGCATCCAGGTGCCTCCGAACTATGGCAGCGACTACACGCGGCGCTTCGAAGCCATCTTCGCCAAGGTGGCCAGCAACACCAAGGCGGCGTTGGCACCCTTTCTGCTGAAAGGCGTGGCCGATGGTGCCGATGCGGCGACGCTGTTCCAGCCCGATCGCATCCATCCCACCGCCGCTGCTCAGCCACGCATGCTGGACAACGTGTGGCCGGCGCTGCGCAAGCTGCTTTCGCTGAAGTGA
- the rlmB gene encoding 23S rRNA (guanosine(2251)-2'-O)-methyltransferase RlmB: MSSPKVIFGFHAVGVRIKTAPQSVIEVLFDASRRDARMRQFVTRAQEAGVRLIEADGLRLAKLSGSHGHQGVAARVQPIAQTRSLDELLEDLEAGGTMPLLLVLDGVTDPHNLGACLRVADGAGVHAVVAPKDHAAGINATVAKVASGAAETVPYFMVTNLARTLNELKERNIWCVGTSDDAPRTLYQSDFRRPLALVLGAEGEGMRQLTRKTCDELVRIPMAGAVESLNVSVASGVCLYEAMRQRSAG, translated from the coding sequence ATGTCTTCTCCCAAAGTGATCTTCGGCTTCCACGCCGTGGGCGTGCGCATCAAGACCGCGCCGCAATCGGTGATCGAAGTGTTGTTCGACGCCAGCCGGCGCGATGCGCGCATGCGCCAGTTCGTCACTCGCGCGCAGGAGGCCGGCGTGCGCCTGATCGAGGCCGACGGCTTGCGCCTCGCCAAGCTCAGCGGCAGCCATGGCCACCAGGGCGTCGCGGCGCGGGTACAGCCGATCGCCCAGACGCGTTCTCTCGATGAACTGCTCGAAGACCTAGAGGCTGGCGGCACGATGCCGCTGCTGCTGGTGCTCGACGGCGTCACCGATCCGCACAACCTCGGTGCCTGCCTGCGCGTCGCCGACGGCGCCGGCGTGCATGCGGTGGTCGCCCCCAAGGACCATGCCGCGGGCATCAACGCCACCGTGGCCAAGGTTGCGAGCGGCGCCGCCGAGACCGTGCCCTACTTCATGGTGACCAACCTGGCGCGCACACTGAACGAGCTGAAGGAGCGCAACATCTGGTGCGTGGGCACCAGCGACGATGCGCCCAGGACGCTCTACCAGAGCGATTTCCGGCGGCCCCTGGCGCTGGTGCTGGGCGCCGAGGGCGAGGGCATGCGCCAGCTCACCCGCAAGACCTGCGATGAACTGGTGCGCATCCCGATGGCGGGGGCAGTCGAAAGCCTCAACGTCTCGGTGGCGAGCGGTGTGTGCCTCTACGAGGCAATGCGGCAGCGCAGCGCGGGCTGA
- a CDS encoding Hsp20/alpha crystallin family protein — protein sequence MNDVDTVRSNTPSTDARKDRPGYGQAALTPPVDVVEDATGITLYADLPGVSKEKLHLQVESDTLTIDAESNLSVPEKLQSSHTEVGLARFHRVFTLSKELDTGKVSAELARGVLSLRIPKVAQAQPRRIEVEVN from the coding sequence ATGAACGACGTTGACACTGTTCGCTCGAACACCCCCTCCACCGACGCCCGGAAAGACAGGCCGGGCTACGGCCAAGCGGCGCTGACGCCGCCCGTCGACGTGGTGGAGGACGCCACCGGCATCACGCTGTATGCAGACCTTCCCGGCGTTTCGAAGGAGAAGCTCCATCTGCAGGTGGAGTCCGACACGCTCACCATCGATGCAGAATCGAATCTGAGCGTGCCGGAGAAGCTGCAGTCGAGCCACACGGAGGTCGGCCTCGCGCGCTTTCACCGAGTCTTCACCTTGAGCAAGGAGCTCGACACCGGGAAGGTTTCGGCCGAGCTGGCACGCGGTGTGCTGAGCCTGCGCATCCCCAAGGTGGCCCAGGCACAGCCGAGGCGCATCGAGGTCGAAGTGAACTGA
- a CDS encoding ABC transporter ATP-binding protein produces the protein MSSIPPAAIVAVEHVFKSVTDSAGTLDILQDIDFTLGERETAAIVGASGSGKSTLLSIVAGLDTPTRGTVKLAGEDLFAIDEDERAALRARKVGFVFQSFQLLGNLSALENVMLPLELADRRDARKAATEMLGRVGLAQRLNHYPKVLSGGEQQRVALARAFVVQPALLLADEPTGSLDFATGEQVMRLMFDLNRELGTTLVLVTHDRGIADRCERRITIEAGRVGFDDQGV, from the coding sequence ATGTCCTCGATCCCACCCGCAGCCATTGTCGCCGTCGAACATGTTTTCAAGTCGGTCACCGACTCCGCCGGCACGCTGGATATTCTGCAGGACATCGACTTCACATTGGGCGAGCGCGAGACCGCGGCCATCGTCGGCGCCTCCGGCTCGGGCAAGAGCACGCTGCTGTCGATCGTCGCCGGACTGGACACGCCGACGCGAGGCACCGTCAAGCTGGCCGGCGAGGACCTGTTCGCCATCGACGAAGACGAGCGTGCCGCACTCAGGGCCCGCAAGGTCGGCTTCGTGTTCCAGAGCTTCCAGCTGCTGGGCAATCTCAGCGCCCTCGAGAACGTGATGCTGCCGCTCGAGCTGGCCGACCGTCGCGACGCGCGCAAGGCCGCGACCGAAATGCTGGGGCGCGTCGGCCTCGCCCAGCGCCTCAACCACTACCCCAAGGTCCTGTCCGGCGGCGAGCAACAGCGCGTTGCGCTGGCCCGCGCCTTCGTGGTCCAGCCAGCGCTGCTGCTGGCGGACGAGCCCACCGGAAGCCTGGACTTTGCCACCGGCGAGCAGGTGATGCGCTTGATGTTCGACCTCAACCGCGAACTCGGCACCACGCTCGTGCTGGTCACGCACGACCGCGGGATCGCCGACCGGTGCGAGCGGCGCATCACCATCGAGGCAGGGCGCGTGGGCTTCGACGACCAGGGCGTCTAG
- a CDS encoding Hsp20/alpha crystallin family protein: protein MYRSLFPRDLFAEMDRLQREMQQAFDLSPSIRGLGRGGFPALNVGGTPQTIEIYAFAPGLDPAKIDIQLDRGLLTVSGERPSTLPSSEDSKSTVHINERFAGSFRRMLTLPDDADPEAIKADYRDGVLHVTVQRRASAQPRRITIQ from the coding sequence ATGTATCGATCCTTGTTTCCACGCGACCTGTTCGCCGAGATGGATCGCCTGCAACGCGAAATGCAGCAGGCCTTCGATCTGTCACCCAGCATCCGGGGTCTGGGACGCGGCGGGTTCCCCGCACTGAATGTCGGCGGCACGCCGCAGACGATCGAGATCTACGCCTTCGCCCCTGGCCTCGATCCGGCCAAGATCGACATCCAGCTCGACCGCGGTCTCTTGACGGTGTCCGGCGAGCGCCCGTCCACCCTGCCGTCGTCGGAGGACTCGAAGTCCACCGTGCACATCAACGAGCGCTTCGCAGGCAGTTTCCGGCGCATGCTGACCCTGCCGGACGATGCCGACCCGGAGGCGATCAAGGCCGACTATCGCGATGGCGTCCTGCACGTCACCGTCCAGCGGCGTGCGTCCGCGCAGCCGCGCCGCATCACGATCCAATGA
- a CDS encoding DUF2065 domain-containing protein produces the protein MSAETFWSALALVLVIEGLLPFVSPGGWRRGFGQLMQLRDGQLRFFGLCSILLGLFLLWVLA, from the coding sequence GTGAGCGCAGAGACGTTCTGGAGCGCACTGGCACTCGTGCTGGTGATCGAGGGGCTCCTGCCCTTCGTGTCGCCCGGCGGCTGGCGGCGCGGCTTTGGCCAGCTCATGCAGCTGCGGGACGGGCAGCTGCGCTTCTTCGGCTTGTGCAGCATCTTGCTGGGGCTCTTCCTGCTCTGGGTCCTGGCCTGA
- a CDS encoding ATP phosphoribosyltransferase regulatory subunit — protein sequence MSAWVLPDHIADVLPSEARHIEELRRQLLDTARGYGYELVMPPLLEHLESLLSGTGEALDLQTFKLVDQLSGRSMGLRADTTPQVARIDAHLLNRHGVARLCYCGPVVHTRPDRPHATREPLQFGAEIYGHGGLEADTEVLRLALDCLRAADVRNSVIVDLADARIVRALLAGVPVDSDAIARVHAALAAKDASSLRELTAGFPAVSREGLLALVHLYGDAAVLDEAAKTLPDTAGMRQALADLKQLARRLDGARVSFDLADLRGYAYYSGMRFGIYTEGASDALVRGGRYDEVGAVFGRNRPAVGFSLDVRGLVGVLPVRPLRAAIRAPWSDAPGLGETIAALRSRGETVVCVLPGHESEIDEFHCDRELIERAGQWKVQAI from the coding sequence ATGTCCGCCTGGGTCCTCCCGGATCACATTGCCGATGTGCTGCCCTCCGAGGCGCGTCACATCGAAGAACTTCGACGCCAGTTGCTCGACACGGCCCGTGGCTACGGCTACGAACTCGTGATGCCGCCGCTCCTCGAGCACCTGGAATCCCTGCTGTCCGGCACCGGAGAGGCGCTGGACCTGCAGACCTTCAAGCTGGTCGATCAGCTCTCCGGGCGCAGCATGGGTCTGCGTGCCGACACAACGCCGCAGGTCGCGCGTATCGACGCCCACCTGCTCAATCGCCACGGCGTGGCCCGCCTCTGCTATTGCGGGCCGGTGGTGCACACCCGGCCCGACCGTCCGCACGCGACCCGCGAGCCGCTCCAGTTCGGCGCTGAGATCTACGGCCATGGCGGGCTCGAAGCCGACACCGAGGTGCTGCGCCTCGCGCTCGACTGCCTTCGTGCGGCCGACGTCAGGAATTCCGTCATCGTCGACCTGGCCGATGCGCGCATCGTGCGTGCGCTGCTCGCCGGCGTGCCGGTCGACTCGGACGCCATTGCGCGCGTCCATGCCGCCCTGGCCGCCAAGGACGCGAGCAGCCTGCGCGAGCTCACCGCGGGCTTTCCTGCCGTCTCGCGGGAGGGCCTGCTCGCGCTGGTGCATCTTTATGGCGATGCCGCGGTGCTCGACGAAGCGGCCAAGACCCTGCCCGACACGGCCGGCATGCGCCAGGCACTCGCCGACCTCAAGCAACTGGCACGGCGGCTGGATGGCGCCCGCGTGAGCTTCGACCTGGCCGACCTGCGCGGTTATGCCTACTACAGCGGCATGCGTTTCGGCATTTACACCGAGGGCGCGAGCGACGCGCTGGTACGTGGCGGGCGCTACGACGAGGTGGGCGCGGTGTTCGGGCGCAATCGCCCGGCCGTCGGCTTCAGCCTCGACGTGCGTGGGCTGGTGGGCGTGCTGCCCGTCCGGCCCCTTCGCGCCGCGATCCGCGCGCCATGGAGCGACGCCCCGGGCCTCGGCGAGACCATCGCGGCCCTGCGCAGCCGGGGCGAGACCGTGGTCTGCGTTCTGCCCGGTCACGAGAGCGAGATCGACGAATTCCACTGCGACCGCGAGCTGATCGAGCGCGCCGGGCAGTGGAAAGTCCAAGCCATCTGA
- a CDS encoding SoxR reducing system RseC family protein has protein sequence MSFALYMIGFLLFLAGVAWGASVAGVPTLYIGIGALILLGIGIFSAVGRTRSKDPS, from the coding sequence ATGTCCTTCGCGCTCTACATGATCGGTTTTCTACTCTTCCTGGCTGGCGTGGCATGGGGCGCTTCGGTCGCCGGCGTCCCGACGCTCTATATCGGAATCGGCGCCCTGATCCTGCTGGGCATCGGCATCTTCAGCGCGGTCGGGCGCACGCGCAGCAAGGATCCTTCCTAG
- a CDS encoding phosphoribosyltransferase yields the protein MLTEDGKHLYVSYDEYHNLIEKLAIKVHQSGWQFDTILCLARGGMRPGDVLSRIFDKPLAIMSTSSYRADAGTIQGHLDIARYITTPKGEIAGRVLLVDDLADSGHTLHAVVEMLKSNYSPITELRSAVIWTKALSTFTPDYSVEYLPTNPWIHQPFEGYDSLGAEKLIEKWSV from the coding sequence ATGCTGACTGAAGACGGCAAACACCTTTACGTGAGCTATGACGAGTACCACAACCTGATCGAAAAGCTCGCGATCAAGGTGCACCAGTCGGGCTGGCAGTTCGATACCATCCTGTGCCTGGCGCGCGGCGGCATGCGGCCTGGCGACGTGCTGTCGCGCATCTTCGACAAGCCGCTGGCCATCATGTCGACCAGTTCCTACCGGGCGGATGCCGGCACGATCCAGGGCCACCTCGACATCGCGCGCTACATCACGACGCCCAAGGGCGAGATCGCCGGCCGCGTACTGCTGGTGGACGACCTGGCGGACTCCGGCCATACGCTGCACGCGGTGGTGGAGATGCTCAAGAGCAACTACTCGCCGATCACCGAGCTGCGCAGCGCCGTCATCTGGACCAAGGCGCTGTCGACCTTCACGCCCGACTACTCGGTCGAGTACCTGCCCACCAATCCCTGGATCCACCAGCCCTTCGAGGGCTATGACTCGCTCGGTGCAGAGAAGCTGATCGAGAAGTGGTCGGTCTGA